DNA sequence from the Microbaculum marinisediminis genome:
TTCGCTTTTCAGGTCTTGTTGCTGAACGTCAGCAGGAGGCGGCGTTCTGGGTGCAGGTCGCCATCATCAGAGCGCCGATGTTGCCGGGGCCCCAGCCGCCATAGTCGGCGTCCGGATACTCGACGTTCTGTCCGAAAAACGACGAGCCCTGATAGTTGACGTTCGTCGGGGTTTCGACGCCGTAGCTGGTCACGCCCACGACGACGTTCGGCGTGCTTGCGAAGCCCAGAGAGGCGTCGGTGGTATCGACGCTCGGCCGCGTGCCGAAATTGACGAGCCACGGGCCGCCGCTGGAGCCGCCGGTCTGGGCCGACCCGATCAGCGTGTTGATCAGGTTGCCGTCGTCGACGCGAACGCCGATCGAATCGGTGCGCTGCATCTGCAGGCCCTTGTCCAGGGCGACGGGGTAGCCGAGCTGCGTGATCTGCGCGGCGGAAGCACCACCGAGTTCCGCCGGCAACGTGGTGTAGGAGTAGCCGTTGGTGCCGAACCGATAGGTGCCGACCAGTTGTCCCGGGAACTTCTTGCGTACCTTCTTCTTGCCGCGGAAGGTCCGGTACCGCACCTTTTCCTTCCGGAGCGCGATCGTGGCGACGTCGTTGTTGCAGACGATGCCGTTGACGGTGCAGGTATCGCTGCCGTCGAAATAGGGCTCGGGCACGAAGATGTTGATGGCGCGGAAGCGGCCGTACGGTCGGCCCTTTTTGCCGCCGCTGACCATGGCTGGGTACCACACCACCGCATCGGCGAAACCGCCCGGTCCATCGCCGAATTCGCTGATGCAATGGGCGGCGGTCACCAGGACGCCCTTTCGCAGCAGCGACGCGGTGCAGACAAAGACCGAGCCGTCAAACTTCATGTAGAGCTTGCCGGTGGTGCTGTAGGGCCGGCTCGTGATCGGGACCATCTTCTTGTTGTTGGCGAAGCCCGGCCGGGTGACGGCGGCGCGAACGGTCGTATAGGGAATGCCTTCCGTTCCGTAGGCCATCGGCGCGACGTCTAAGGACTCGGCGCCTCCGTTCTGTCTGGAAACGGCTGGCGTGCCAGTGGGCGCGCCCGCCGGTTTGAGCGAGTCCAGGACGCTCTGGCCGACGACCGGCATGCGCGTCCTGAAAGGCCCCATCAGATCGGCCTCGCTGAATCCCTCGCGGGCATCCATGGACTCGAGCGGATGGGAGACGATGCCCGCCGACTGTGCCGACGCGGAGACCGCGCCGGCCAGACAGGCGGCGGCGACCATCGTGGATGCCAGCGAAGCCGGCCGGAGATATCTGATCATTTCAGCCCCTTTCGGGTGGATTGCATGCGCGCGCATGGGTGCAGGGGTCGGTTTTCAGCGACCGGACCGCCGAATACCGGGCTTTGGGGCATGTTTTGGTGGCAATGATTAACAGATCGTTTTTCGTGCCGTTTTGGCGTGAAAACGTGGAGATCTGATCGAAAACGCCGTTAATCGAGGTTAAAGCAGGCGGCTAAACATTGAGTCGACTGCAATTCAGCCGATTGGCAAAACCCCTTTCCCTTGGGGCAGTCGCGGCGAAACAATTGAAACGATCTCGAAATACGCGTGATATGCGCCTGCGAAATAGATGCGGCTGTTCGTGTTTCCGTAAAGGAGAGTAGCCGTGTCTGCGCGTGTGTCCGGCCGAACCGTCTACAAGGAGGCGGGACTGGCCCTTGTCCTGATCGCGACTGGTTGGTTCACGGTCGCAGGCGGTGCGCCGGCGGCGGGCGCGGCCACGGGTGATCCCGACGGGACACCGCATTCCAGCTTCTTCTACATGTCCTGCGAGGGGACGCCGTGCCAGCGGCAGATGTATCGCGTGCCGGATGGCCGGCGGCTCAAGGTATTCGCGCTGTCCTGCGCCGCCCAGGTGACGACGCCCGGGCACGTTTCGCATATCGGCGTGCGCCGTGAGATGATCGACGGTGGCGAAGTGGTCGTGGATCTCGCGTCCAATCGCGTGGGCGTACAGGGCAATACGCAGTATTTCGCCTTTCGCGCCGATACCGACACGGTCGTCGACGGTGGCGTTACGGTGAATGCCTTCGTCGACTCCACCGGCGATGTCGATGCCTTCTACTGCTTCCTGGCGGGGGATCTGATCGCCGCCCACTGAATGTGGATGTGGCGCGACCTTTCGGCCGCGCCACGCTTTGTTCTGTCTGGG
Encoded proteins:
- a CDS encoding trypsin-like serine peptidase; translated protein: MIRYLRPASLASTMVAAACLAGAVSASAQSAGIVSHPLESMDAREGFSEADLMGPFRTRMPVVGQSVLDSLKPAGAPTGTPAVSRQNGGAESLDVAPMAYGTEGIPYTTVRAAVTRPGFANNKKMVPITSRPYSTTGKLYMKFDGSVFVCTASLLRKGVLVTAAHCISEFGDGPGGFADAVVWYPAMVSGGKKGRPYGRFRAINIFVPEPYFDGSDTCTVNGIVCNNDVATIALRKEKVRYRTFRGKKKVRKKFPGQLVGTYRFGTNGYSYTTLPAELGGASAAQITQLGYPVALDKGLQMQRTDSIGVRVDDGNLINTLIGSAQTGGSSGGPWLVNFGTRPSVDTTDASLGFASTPNVVVGVTSYGVETPTNVNYQGSSFFGQNVEYPDADYGGWGPGNIGALMMATCTQNAASC